Proteins encoded in a region of the Antedon mediterranea chromosome 2, ecAntMedi1.1, whole genome shotgun sequence genome:
- the LOC140039255 gene encoding uncharacterized protein has protein sequence MKFFQDLREKYGQETINIVRKQENIAKKISRQRNHRVFSLHCKRLDITPPSLKLYRPIKSSKAEEIIKHAERQLLRERIRITTNKITQLEGKKKDLNEEIVSLIPNGGDITNVCNHVNKVCEAEFLKCRSRQQNKLLWWKNKAENAARDLHQEQDLSGKILREKWVVNLSSKLVSEDEISALQRELNYAASPRSMPIDDLIVAAEKAADLVPLEEQDTVRSKIVAIVKSTTLPPSNLTPKERKAINNLKKDKSILILPADKGRSTVILNTNDYKDKVGTMVSDTNVYELLKRNPTQNYKRKVVNIIGRLFKEKKINYREKEWLFPTAEIVPRLYCLPKIHKPNWPLRPIVDNINTVFYTVAQFLTKILGPLVGNTEHHVTYSGELASELKEIIVKPSETFVSFDVVSLFTKTPVEEALKVVENRLTTDPTLLDRTKLHVTDIMELLGLIVNKTYFSFNGNIYRQIQGIAMGSPISPILANLYLEWLEHQAINTAPTNIKPVYWKRYVDDVLAIIPIAYNNLKTYYKRHKYRNVIHENS, from the exons atgaaattctttcaagattTAAGAGAAAAATATGGTCAAGAAACCATCAACATCGTACGCAAACAGGAAAATATCGCGAAGAAAATTTCACGGCAGAGAAATCACCGGGTATTCTCCCTTCATTGTAAGCGGTTGGACATTACCCCTCCGAGCCTGAAATTATATCGACCGATCAAATCGTCTAAAGCAGAGGAAATAATAAAACATGCAGAAAGACAGCTTTTACGTGAGAGAATAAGAATCACCACCAACAAAATCACACAGTTAGAAGGCAAAAAGAAAGATTTAAATGAGGAAATCGTATCGCTAATTCCCAACGGAGGGGACATCACCAATGTATGTAATCACGTAAACAAAGTGTGTGAAGCGGAATTCTTAAAATGCCGATCACGACAACAAAACAAACTGTTGTGGTGGAAAAACAAAGCAGAAAACGCAGCTAGAGATTTACATCAAGAACAGGATTTATCCGGTAAGATCTTAAGAGAAAAATGGGTGGTAAATCTGTCTAGTAAGTTGGTTAGTGAGGACGAAATATCAGCATTACAAAGGGAATTGAACTATGCGGCGAGCCCACGATCCATGCCCATTGACGATCTCATAGTAGCGGCTGAAAAAGCGGCTGATCTCGTCCCCCTGGAAGAACAAGACACCGTTCGCAGTAAAATTGTAGCTATTGTAAAATCTACCACTCTACCACCTTCAAATTTAACCCCCAAAGAACGAAAGGCCATAAACAACTTGAAGAAAGATAAATCTATTCTTATTCTCCCAGCGGATAAAGGTAGATCTACTGTCATCCTAAATACTAATGATTACAAAGATAAAGTGGGAACCATGGTGAGCGACACTAATGTTTACGAACTGCTAAAACGTAATCCAACACAAAACTATAAACGAAAAGTGGTCAACATCATAGGCAGGTTgttcaaagaaaagaaaatcaacTACAGAGAGAAAGAATGGCTGTTTCCCACGGCTGAAATTGTACCTAGGTTGTATTGTCTTCCGAAGATACATAAACCAAATTGGCCATTAAGACCTATAGTAGATAACATCAACACCGTTTTTTACACCGTTGCACAATTCCTCACCAAAATCCTGGGTCCGCTTGTCGGAAACACAGAACATCATGTAACTTACTCAGGAGAGTTGGCGAGTgaactaaaagaaataatagtCAAACCAAGTGAAACATTTGTCTCGTTTGACGTAGTATCTCTGTTTACAAAAACACCAGTAGAAGAGGCCCTCAAAGTTGTCGAAAATCGCCTAACAACAGATCCGACACTTCTGGATAGAACTAAACTACATGTGACAGACATAATGGAGCTCCTCGGTTTAATTGtgaacaaaacctatttctcgttcaatggtaacatttataggcAAATACAAGGCATTGCTATGGGAAGCCCAATAAGTCCTATATTGGCGAACTTGTATCTAGAGTGGCTCGAACATCAAGCCATAAACACGGCACCCACTAACATCAAGCCTGTGTATTGGAAACGATACGTTGATGATGTATTAGCTATCATCCCCatag CTTACAACAACTTAAAAACCTATTACAAGAGGCATAAGTATAGAAACGTGATTCATGAAAACTCTTAA